CGCCGCGGAACGGCGGATGCGACGCCGCGTGAAGACGCCGGTCGCGATCTCGGGGGTGTGACGTAGGCTCCCCCGCATGGCTGCCGGCATCGTCCCCCCGTACCTGCTCCAGCGCATCGCGGGCGCCGATGCCGAACGCTTCCCGACGGCGACGGCGGCGGCGCGCCGCACCCTCCGCATGGACGAGCCGCGCAGGTCGGCGCGGCTGACCCTCACGGTCGAGGGCGACACCCTCGTCGCCGAGCTGTCGGCCGCCCCCGATCGCGAGATCAGCGACGCCGGCGGGCGGGAGACGCTGCCCGGCCGCGTCGTGCGACGCGAGGGCGGGGCTCCCACGGGCGACGAGGCGGCGGACGAGGCCTACGACGGCCTCGGCGCGACGTTCGACCTCTTCTCGGAGGTGTACGGACGCGACTCGATCGACGGCGCCGGAATGCCGCTGCGCGCGACCGTGCACTTCGGTCGCCTCTACGACAACGCGTTCTGGGACGGCGAGCGCATGGTGTTCGGCGACGGCGACGGCGAGGTCTTCGGCCGTTTCACGCGCTCGCTCTCCGTCATCGGGCACGAGCTCGCCCACGGGGTGACCCAGTTCGCGTCGGGGCTCGTCTACCGCGGTCAGTCGGGCGCCCTCAACGAGTCGGTGTCGGACGTGTTCGGGGTGCTCGTCGAGCAGTACGCGCGCAAGCAGACCGCGACCGAGGCGAGCTGGCTCGTGGGCGAGGGTCTCTTCACCGACGAGGTGGAGGGTTCCGCTCTGCGCTCGATGCGACATCCGGGCACCGCGTACGACGACGACGTGCTCGGCAAGGACCCGCAGCCCGCCCACATGGACGACTACATCGACACACACGAAGACGACGGCGGCGTGCACCTGAACTCGGGCATCCCGAATCGCGCGTTCGTGCTCGCCGCGGAGGCCATCGGCGGGTACGCGTGGGAGCGCGCGGGGCAGATCTGGTACGACACGCTCACCGGCGGGCTCGCGCCTGACGTCGACTTCGCGGCCTTCGCGGCCGCGACGGCGCGCGCGGCCGCAGCGCGTTACGGTGAGACATCGGCGGAAGCCGACGCGGTGCGCGCCGGCTGGGAGCGTGTGGGAGTGACGACGGATGGCGCACGAGCCTGACACGGAGGGCGGTGCGGCCGCGCTCGAGCCGGCCGTCGACATCCGTGTGACGCGTACGGGCGGTGTCGCGGGTATGCGGCGCGGCTGGTGCGTCGAGTCGCCCGAGCCGGAGGCCTGGGAGCCGCTCGTCGAGGCGTGCCCGTGGGACGACGTGCCGGATGCCGAGCTCACCGACGCGGAGCGCGCGGGCGCCGACCACTTCGAGTGGATCATCGAGGTGCTCGCGCCCGAGCCGAGCCGCAGGGCCGCGCTTCCCGACGGGCAGGTCGACGGCCCGTGGCGGGAGCTCGTCGACCGCGTGCGCGGCGAGGGTCGGGCCGTGCGCCCGGCACCCCCGAGGCGTCGCGGCTCCGAGGAGGGCGACCATGGCTGACGCGGGCGTGCGCATCGACGCGTGGCTGTGGGCGGTGCGCGTGACGAAGTCGCGCTCGGCCGCGACGGCGCTGTGCAAGGCGGGCCATGTGAAGGTCGGGGGTGACACCGCGAAGCCCGCGCAGGCGGTGCGCCCGGGCACCGAGGTGCGCGTCGTCACCCCGCACGGGACGCGCATCCTCGTCGTGCGGCAGCTGCTCGTGAAGCGCGTGAGCGCGGCCCTCGCTGCGGCGGCCTTCGACGACCTGACGCCCGCTCCCCCGCCCCGCGAGGAGCGCACCGTCTTCGCGCAGCGCGACCGCGGCATGGGCCGCCCGACGAAGCGCGATCGGCGCGAGATCGAGCGGCTGCGCGGCTACTGATGGCCGTCGCACCCGTGCCGAGCGACCGCGTCTTCGCGGATCGCGTCGAGGCGGGGCGACTGCTCGGCGAGCGGATGCGGGCCGAGCTCGCGACGGACGGCGCGGACCTCGTGCTTGGGCTCCCCCGCGGTGGCGTGCCGATCGCGGCAGAGGTCGCGCGCGCCCTCGACGCACCGCTCGACGTGCTCGTCGTGCGGAAGCTCGGCGCCCCGGCAACCCGGAGTACGCGATCGGGGCGATCGGACCGGGCGGTGCGGCCGTGCTGCCCGCGGAGGGCGAGGTGACGGACCGGGACCTCGCGCGCATCCGGGACCGCGAGCTCGCCGAGCTCGAACGACGGGAGCGTCGCTACCGGGCGGGGCTCGAACCCCTCGCGCTCGACGGGCTGCGGGTCGTGCTCGTCGACGACGGCATCGCGACGGGAGCGACGATGCTCGTGGCCGTGCGGGCATCCCGTGCCCTCGGGGCGCGCGGGATCGTCGCCGCGGCGCCTGTCGCTGCCGCCGATGCGCGTGATGCCGTCGCCCGCGAGGCGGACCGCGTCGTCGTGCTCGAGACCCCCGCCGACTTCTGGGCGGTCGGGCGCTGGTACCGCGACTTCCGTCAGACGGAGGATGCGGAGGTGCTCAGCGCTCTGCGGGCTGCGCGGGGAGCGCCGCCTCGATCGCCGCGATGACCGCGGGGTCGTCGGGCTGCGTCGACGGGCGGAAGCGCGCGATCGTGCCGTCGGGGGCGATGACGAACTTCTCGAAGTTCCAGCTGATGCGGCCGGTCTTGCCGTCGGCATCCGGCACCTTGTGGAGCGTCGCGTAGAGCGGGTGCTTCTTCGGACCGTTGACGCGCGTCTTCTCCATGAGCGGGAAGCTCACGCCGTAGGTCGTCGAGCAGAACTCCTTGATGTCCTCGGCCGAACCGGGCTCCTGGCCCATGAACTGGTTGCACGGGAACCCGACGACGGTGAGGCCGCGGTCGGCGTACTCGCGCTGCAGCTGCTCGAGCTTCTCGTACTGCGGGGTGAGGCCGCAGCGGGACGCCACGTTGACGACCATCACCGCCCCGTCACCGAAGTCGGCGAGCGTCTTACTCTCGCCGTCGATCGTCGTCAAGGGGATGTCTCGAATGCCCACCCGCTCAGCCTACGAGCGGCATCCGTCCTACGCTGGATGCATGGGGATCGAGTTCGCGCACGAGCCTGACGCGCACCGCTACACGATGCGGCGGAACGGCGCGATCGTGAGCGTGCTCGAGTACCGCGACCACGGCTCGAGCGTCGTGTTCCACCACACGGTGACGGTGCCGACCCACCGCGGCCACGGCTACGCGGCGCAGCTCGTCGAATACGCCGTCGACGACGTCGAGCGCTCGGGTCGTCGCATCACGCCGACGTGCTGGTACGTGGCCGAGTGGTTCGACGCGCATCCGGAGCACGCGGGAGCGCTCGCCCGCTGAGATCCGGCTCGCGGAGCGCACCGTCGCACCGTTGCTCAGCGCGGCACGAGGCGGAAGATGCGCAGCGTGCGCCCCGAGGAGCGCTCGTAGCCGCGATAGCCGGGCCAGTTGTCCTCGAGGATGCGCCACACCTCCTCGCGCTCGTCGTCCGTCACAAGCTCGGCGTGCACGCGACGACGCGCGCCCCGGAAGTCGATCTCCGCATC
The Protaetiibacter sp. SSC-01 genome window above contains:
- a CDS encoding M4 family metallopeptidase, translating into MAAGIVPPYLLQRIAGADAERFPTATAAARRTLRMDEPRRSARLTLTVEGDTLVAELSAAPDREISDAGGRETLPGRVVRREGGAPTGDEAADEAYDGLGATFDLFSEVYGRDSIDGAGMPLRATVHFGRLYDNAFWDGERMVFGDGDGEVFGRFTRSLSVIGHELAHGVTQFASGLVYRGQSGALNESVSDVFGVLVEQYARKQTATEASWLVGEGLFTDEVEGSALRSMRHPGTAYDDDVLGKDPQPAHMDDYIDTHEDDGGVHLNSGIPNRAFVLAAEAIGGYAWERAGQIWYDTLTGGLAPDVDFAAFAAATARAAAARYGETSAEADAVRAGWERVGVTTDGARA
- a CDS encoding protealysin inhibitor emfourin, whose translation is MAHEPDTEGGAAALEPAVDIRVTRTGGVAGMRRGWCVESPEPEAWEPLVEACPWDDVPDAELTDAERAGADHFEWIIEVLAPEPSRRAALPDGQVDGPWRELVDRVRGEGRAVRPAPPRRRGSEEGDHG
- a CDS encoding RNA-binding S4 domain-containing protein encodes the protein MADAGVRIDAWLWAVRVTKSRSAATALCKAGHVKVGGDTAKPAQAVRPGTEVRVVTPHGTRILVVRQLLVKRVSAALAAAAFDDLTPAPPPREERTVFAQRDRGMGRPTKRDRREIERLRGY
- a CDS encoding phosphoribosyltransferase family protein; the protein is MAVAPVPSDRVFADRVEAGRLLGERMRAELATDGADLVLGLPRGGVPIAAEVARALDAPLDVLVVRKLGAPATRSTRSGRSDRAVRPCCPRRAR
- a CDS encoding phosphoribosyltransferase family protein — translated: MTDRDLARIRDRELAELERRERRYRAGLEPLALDGLRVVLVDDGIATGATMLVAVRASRALGARGIVAAAPVAAADARDAVAREADRVVVLETPADFWAVGRWYRDFRQTEDAEVLSALRAARGAPPRSPR
- a CDS encoding glutathione peroxidase, which translates into the protein MGIRDIPLTTIDGESKTLADFGDGAVMVVNVASRCGLTPQYEKLEQLQREYADRGLTVVGFPCNQFMGQEPGSAEDIKEFCSTTYGVSFPLMEKTRVNGPKKHPLYATLHKVPDADGKTGRISWNFEKFVIAPDGTIARFRPSTQPDDPAVIAAIEAALPAQPAER
- a CDS encoding GNAT family N-acetyltransferase; this translates as MPTRSAYERHPSYAGCMGIEFAHEPDAHRYTMRRNGAIVSVLEYRDHGSSVVFHHTVTVPTHRGHGYAAQLVEYAVDDVERSGRRITPTCWYVAEWFDAHPEHAGALAR